ACATGCCAACCATGCCGCCCAGGCCAAAGAGGACGCCCAGCATCCAGTCCGGTCCAACGGCCACCTCCGGGTGGAACCGGGCCAGGAACTGGTAAAAGGCCACGCCAGCCACTGAGGTGACGAAGGTGCCCATGAGGGCGGCGCCGGCCACGGTGTACACAGGCAGACCGAAGACCGTGACGAAAAACGGTGCCACGATTGACCCGCCGCCGATGCCGTAGGTACCGCCCACGATGCCCACAATGAAACTCAGAACGAATATCCCCGGCGTGGACACATCGTGGCGTTCGCCGTAAAATTCGTAGCAGGTCCGTCGCAGGTTGAAGGCGATGGTCCGCACCGCGGGCAGCGGCTCGCCCGATGCGGTCTTGCCGCGATGCCCCCTGACCAGTTCCTGGAAGCGGCGCTCCGATTCGGCCTTGGCCGACCCGTTGGCCCGACCCGTCAGGTCGCGGACCATCTTGATGCCAATATACAGCAGCACCGCCCCGGCAAAGAGCTTGAAGCTGTCGGCGTCAGGCAGCCATGTGACGCGGATGACCGCGCCGATAAGCACTCCGGGCAAGGTTCCGGCAATCACGATCCAGGTCAGCGGCCAGACCATGCGCCCTTCGCGCAAATAGCGCAGCACCCCGCTTGGAATGGCCACGATGTTGAAAAGATGGTTGGTGGCGCTGACAGACGGGGCGGCATAGCCGAGGAAGGACATCTGGAACGGCAGCAACAGAAACGCGCCGGACACGCCGCCCATGGAAGTGACAAAGGAGACCGCCATGGCAACAAGCGGCGGAACCCACGGCGAGACTTCAATGCCAGCGATCGGGAAATACATGATACTCCCTCCGGTTCACCCTATTTTTCGAGTGGTACATGGTCCCTCCTGCAAATGCAACATCTGGAAAGGACGTACAATTTCTCCCAGGCAGGCCGTGTCGACTGACATTGACCCTTTACAACCCTGCCAAGATGCGTATATATAGCCCGACTCAGCGTGACTGGACGCACGAAAATCTTCCCTGCCCCATCGGGCATACGATCCACCTCGTCCCAGAGACCTGCAATGACCATCCGGCGCAGCCGGAAAACGACAGCCGTCACGCGCCGTCGTGGAATTTCTCTTTTACCCTAGGATATCTTGTGACTTTTGATCTTTTTTCTTTTGACCGGCGCATAGGTGCCGGCATCAAGTCCTGCGGCTACACCAAGCCAACGCCCATCCAGACCGTGGCCATTCCCGAAGTGCTCAAAGGACGCGATGTCATGGGCCTGGCCCAGACCGGCACCGGAAAGACAGCCGCCTTTGCCCTGCCCATTCTCCAGCGGCTGCTTGACAACAACGTCCGGGGTCAGGGGCCGGTGCGGACTCTCGTCCTTGCACCCACCCGCGAGCTGGCCCTGCAGATTCAGGAGACCTTCGATTCCCTCGGCAGTCAGAGCGGCATCCGCAGCGCCTGCGTCTTCGGCGGCGTGGGCTTCAATCCGCAAATCAACGCCGCCCGCCGGGCGACGGTGCTGGTGGCCTGCCCCGGCCGGCTTCTGGCCTTGCTGCGCCAAGGCGACATCCGGCTCGACCAGGTGGACACCCTGGTTCTGGACGAAGCGGACCGCATGCTCGACATGGGCTTCATGCCCGACCTCAAGCGAATCATGGAGCGACTGCCCGCCAAGCGGCAGAACCTGCTCTTCTCTGCCACCATGCCTGCCGACATCCGCAAGCTGGCCGACGCCATCCTGGTGGACCCGGCCCGGGTGCAGGTGGCCAACACCGAGCCGGTCAAGAGCGTGACCCAGGCATTCTACCCGGTGGCCGACCATCTCAAGGCTACCCTGCTCGAGGCCCTCATCGGCTCCCTTGATCGAGAGAGCGTACTCATCTTCACCCGCACCAAACACAAGGCCAAGAGCCTGGCAAAGCGGCTGGGGCAGCGAGGTCTGAACACCACCTTCCTCCAAGGCAACATGAGCCAGAATCAGCGCCAGCGAGCCCTCGACGGATTCCGCTGCGGCGATTTCGACATCATGGTCGCCACGGACATCGCAGCCCGTGGCATTGATTGCGACCGCATCTCCCATGTCATCAACTTCGACGCCCCTGACACGGCCGAGACCTATACCCACCGCATCGGCCGCACGGGCCGGGCGGGACGTACCGGCGAAGCCCTCAGCCTGATCACCCGCGACGACCATCTCGTGGTCCGTGACATAGAGCGGGTACTCGGCTGCCGCCTGGAGATGCGCACGGTGGACGGCTTCGACTATGACCAACCCTTCACGGCAAAACCCGGTGCGCCCCGGAATCGCCCCCGGAACGGGATCGTTCCGGCCGAGAACCAGGGACGCCGTTCCCAACGCGGCCGCAGAAGCGGACAACGCGCCTCCCGCTAGCAAACCGTCAGCAACACATTCCCGCCCCGGATGCGCCCAGCCGCATCCGGGGCGTTGTGCTTTCCCTGGGGCCGGTGTAGCCTGATCCTGTTGCCAGAAAGAGCGGCCAATTGGAGAGAGTCATGGCTGATTTCGAATTATTTCTTCATGATCTTGAAATGATACGCAGTTCTGGCCCGCTGGTGCTGAATATCACCAACGTGGTTGTCGCCAACATCACGGCCAACGCCCTGCTGGCCCTTGGCGGCTCGCCGCTTATGTCCCACGCCGAAGAGGAAGCCGCCGAGCTGACAGGCATCAGCCACGCCCTGGTGGTCAACATCGGCACCCTCAACCAGCCCGACATCCGCGCCATGCACACTGCCTGGGCCTACGCGGCCAACCGGGGCATTCCAGTGGTTTTCGACCCTGTTGGCGCGGGCGCATCCGCTCTGCGAACGGCCACATCCCTTTCCCTGCTCGATGCGCATCGGCCCGCCATCATCCGGGGCAACGGCTCCGAAGTGCTCACCCTGGCCGGGGAATCCGGGGAAGCCAAAGGCGTGGACTCCACCCGCTCTGCGGACGCAGCCCGAAACGGAGCGCTGGCCCTGGCCCGTGAACGCGGCTGCGTGGTCTGTGTCAGCGGCGAGTCGGACATGGTCACGGATGGCGTTCGCGAATGCCGGGTTTTCGGCGGGCATGTGCTCATGCCTCGCGTCACCGGGCTGGGCTGCACGGCAACAATCGTGTGCGCCGCCTTTGCCGCCGTCAACCCGGACCCCTTTGAGGCCACTATCCACGGCATGGCCTGCATGGCCATGGCCGGTTCCATAGCAGGGGCCAGGGCCGCCGGGCCGGGCACCATGCAGCTGCATTTTCTCGACGCACTCCACGGGCTCGACGCCGACAGCGCCCAGCGGCTCTTCAGGATCGAGATGATGTGAGTTCCGGCCGCGTCTTGCCATCGGGCCGCGGGAAACGTATAGGGGAAAAGTCAACCCCTGGCATTCCGAAGGTCTCGAAATTGCAAGGCTCTGGCTGGCGGCAAGGGCCGCCTTATTTTGGAATCGCATACGGCGGAACAATGCTCGATCTTCATGCACAACTGGATTACCTGCGCGACGTGCAGCGCACCTTTGGCAGCGGCTCGTCGCGCCTGGACATGCTTGAGGTCTTTTCGACCATCCTGACCTTTGTGGCTCCGGTGGTGATGGTCATGGCC
The sequence above is drawn from the Pseudodesulfovibrio alkaliphilus genome and encodes:
- a CDS encoding DEAD/DEAH box helicase: MTFDLFSFDRRIGAGIKSCGYTKPTPIQTVAIPEVLKGRDVMGLAQTGTGKTAAFALPILQRLLDNNVRGQGPVRTLVLAPTRELALQIQETFDSLGSQSGIRSACVFGGVGFNPQINAARRATVLVACPGRLLALLRQGDIRLDQVDTLVLDEADRMLDMGFMPDLKRIMERLPAKRQNLLFSATMPADIRKLADAILVDPARVQVANTEPVKSVTQAFYPVADHLKATLLEALIGSLDRESVLIFTRTKHKAKSLAKRLGQRGLNTTFLQGNMSQNQRQRALDGFRCGDFDIMVATDIAARGIDCDRISHVINFDAPDTAETYTHRIGRTGRAGRTGEALSLITRDDHLVVRDIERVLGCRLEMRTVDGFDYDQPFTAKPGAPRNRPRNGIVPAENQGRRSQRGRRSGQRASR
- a CDS encoding sulfite exporter TauE/SafE family protein; translation: MYFPIAGIEVSPWVPPLVAMAVSFVTSMGGVSGAFLLLPFQMSFLGYAAPSVSATNHLFNIVAIPSGVLRYLREGRMVWPLTWIVIAGTLPGVLIGAVIRVTWLPDADSFKLFAGAVLLYIGIKMVRDLTGRANGSAKAESERRFQELVRGHRGKTASGEPLPAVRTIAFNLRRTCYEFYGERHDVSTPGIFVLSFIVGIVGGTYGIGGGSIVAPFFVTVFGLPVYTVAGAALMGTFVTSVAGVAFYQFLARFHPEVAVGPDWMLGVLFGLGGMVGMYLGARCQKYVPAHIIKWMLAVIVLGTALKYGYGALFQQ
- the thiM gene encoding hydroxyethylthiazole kinase, which encodes MADFELFLHDLEMIRSSGPLVLNITNVVVANITANALLALGGSPLMSHAEEEAAELTGISHALVVNIGTLNQPDIRAMHTAWAYAANRGIPVVFDPVGAGASALRTATSLSLLDAHRPAIIRGNGSEVLTLAGESGEAKGVDSTRSADAARNGALALARERGCVVCVSGESDMVTDGVRECRVFGGHVLMPRVTGLGCTATIVCAAFAAVNPDPFEATIHGMACMAMAGSIAGARAAGPGTMQLHFLDALHGLDADSAQRLFRIEMM